In Lysobacter lycopersici, a genomic segment contains:
- a CDS encoding DUF885 domain-containing protein has protein sequence MAAKSTLLCAALAAALASFATPALRAADAPMATAPATDKAAQLAKFYADYWEATLKFNPLQATFQGDDRYNDQLPDFYSAEFRKQSHDFTVDWLNRAQAIGSDGLTGQDLISYEIFVHDAKESLEGEQYPDWMLPVDQMGSIATFAAQLGNGTGAQPFKTVKDYDNWLARGNRIPVLVDSIIADMQAGIAAGVVQPKALMVKVVPQYDAIIKDKPEDTLFWGPVANMPKDFSAADKARLTDAYRAMIGDQMMPAFRKLRDFIANDYLPKTRDSVGLNQLPNGDAWYAYKVRATTTTDLTPAQIHQIGLDEVARIHGEIREVMQQVGFKGSLQDFFQFMRSDKQFQFKSEDALLAYYRGLEAKIMQGVPAQFSLLPKAGFEIRPVEAFRAESAAGGEYQSPSEDGSRPGIFYVNTYDLPSRKTWDAEDLFLHEAIPGHHFQLALQQELKGLPAFRRFGGNTAYVEGWGLYAESLGKDLGVYETPYDLFGYYQNELWRAIRLVTDTGLHSKGWTREQVIKYMLDNSAASETDATAEAERYIAWPSQATAYKIGELKIQELKKKAKAQLGDKFDPREFHAEILKDGSLPLSVLEDKVDRWLATKQQ, from the coding sequence ATGGCCGCCAAGTCCACCCTCCTCTGCGCAGCGCTGGCCGCTGCGCTCGCATCCTTCGCCACGCCCGCGCTGCGCGCCGCGGATGCGCCCATGGCGACTGCGCCGGCAACCGACAAGGCCGCGCAACTGGCCAAGTTCTACGCCGATTACTGGGAAGCCACGCTCAAGTTCAACCCGCTGCAGGCGACCTTCCAGGGCGACGATCGCTACAACGACCAGCTGCCGGATTTCTATTCGGCCGAATTCCGCAAGCAGTCGCACGACTTCACCGTGGACTGGCTCAACCGCGCGCAGGCCATCGGCAGCGACGGCCTCACCGGCCAGGACCTGATCAGCTACGAGATCTTCGTGCACGACGCCAAGGAATCGCTGGAAGGCGAGCAGTATCCGGACTGGATGCTGCCGGTCGACCAGATGGGCAGCATCGCCACCTTCGCCGCGCAACTGGGCAACGGCACCGGCGCGCAGCCGTTCAAGACGGTGAAGGACTACGACAACTGGCTGGCGCGCGGAAACCGCATCCCGGTGCTGGTCGACAGCATCATCGCCGACATGCAGGCGGGCATCGCCGCCGGCGTGGTGCAGCCCAAGGCGCTGATGGTGAAGGTGGTGCCGCAGTACGACGCGATCATCAAGGACAAGCCCGAGGACACGCTGTTCTGGGGCCCGGTCGCGAACATGCCCAAGGACTTCAGCGCCGCCGACAAGGCGCGCCTGACCGATGCGTATCGGGCGATGATCGGCGACCAGATGATGCCGGCGTTCCGCAAGCTGCGCGATTTCATCGCCAACGACTACCTGCCGAAGACCCGCGACAGCGTCGGCCTGAACCAGCTTCCGAACGGCGATGCCTGGTACGCCTACAAGGTACGCGCGACCACCACCACCGACCTGACCCCGGCGCAGATCCACCAGATCGGCCTCGACGAGGTGGCGCGCATCCACGGCGAGATCCGCGAGGTGATGCAGCAGGTCGGCTTCAAGGGTTCGCTGCAGGATTTCTTCCAGTTCATGCGCAGCGACAAGCAGTTCCAGTTCAAGTCGGAGGACGCGTTGCTCGCCTATTACCGCGGGCTCGAGGCGAAGATCATGCAGGGCGTGCCCGCGCAGTTCTCGCTGCTGCCCAAGGCCGGCTTCGAGATCCGCCCGGTCGAGGCGTTCCGCGCCGAATCCGCGGCCGGCGGCGAATACCAGAGCCCGAGCGAGGACGGTTCGCGCCCCGGCATCTTCTACGTCAACACCTACGACCTGCCCTCGCGCAAGACCTGGGACGCGGAGGACCTGTTCCTGCACGAGGCGATCCCCGGCCACCACTTCCAGCTCGCGTTGCAGCAGGAACTGAAGGGCCTGCCGGCGTTCCGTCGCTTCGGCGGCAACACCGCCTACGTCGAGGGCTGGGGCCTGTACGCGGAATCGCTGGGCAAGGACCTGGGCGTGTACGAGACGCCCTACGACCTGTTCGGTTATTACCAGAACGAGCTGTGGCGCGCGATCCGGCTGGTGACCGACACCGGCCTGCACAGCAAGGGCTGGACCCGCGAGCAGGTGATCAAGTACATGCTCGACAACTCCGCGGCGTCCGAGACCGATGCCACCGCCGAGGCCGAGCGCTACATCGCATGGCCGTCGCAGGCGACGGCGTACAAGATCGGCGAGCTGAAGATCCAGGAGTTGAAGAAGAAGGCGAAGGCGCAGCTCGGCGACAAGTTCGATCCGCGCGAGTTCCACGCCGAGATCCTCAAGGACGGATCGCTGCCGCTGTCGGTGCTGGAGGACAAGGTCGACCGCTGGCTGGCGACGAAGCAGCAGTAA
- a CDS encoding DUF4185 domain-containing protein, whose product MTASANASRLSVSLAILALAAAPAFAAGSTNDAPPLPLVQSVTPLGLVLQNPVVNARDNAESALFRGKSIWTFGDTSMSVPGARNKFWDDNSLAWTTNLDASGGITLDHDLVDATGAPREFLPLTQAEARYNYTHDKAHCTAKPCGAELALWAQQVVPDEARNRLLLFYVEIRRINGQPDWKTVGAGIAVMTPDGKVTRPIQNPGSTMPQLLWDKGDGGYIGGSVVVADMLYSYKCVPDWVVMECNVGRVPLANVLDKSQWRYYAADGSWSANEADAVTVFQGGAAGNSVFYNAYLGAYMAIYAEPFTDNIRYRVADNPWGPWSDAGLLFTGEPGWNGTNNYAAFAHPEFSTGNGQVQYVTYVHTTGFLQQEIPLTKVVFQKP is encoded by the coding sequence ATGACCGCTTCGGCAAACGCTTCGAGGCTTTCGGTTTCGCTCGCCATCCTCGCCCTGGCGGCGGCGCCCGCGTTCGCCGCGGGCAGCACCAACGATGCGCCGCCATTACCGCTGGTGCAGTCGGTCACGCCGCTCGGCCTCGTGCTGCAGAACCCGGTGGTCAACGCGCGCGACAACGCCGAGAGCGCATTGTTCAGGGGCAAATCCATCTGGACCTTCGGCGACACCTCGATGTCGGTACCGGGCGCGCGCAACAAGTTCTGGGACGACAACTCGCTTGCCTGGACCACCAATCTCGACGCCTCCGGCGGCATCACGCTCGACCACGACCTCGTCGACGCTACCGGCGCGCCGCGCGAATTCCTGCCACTCACGCAGGCCGAGGCGAGGTACAACTACACCCACGACAAGGCGCACTGCACGGCGAAGCCATGCGGCGCGGAGCTCGCGTTGTGGGCCCAGCAGGTCGTGCCGGACGAAGCGCGCAACCGCCTGCTGCTGTTCTACGTCGAAATCCGGCGCATCAACGGCCAGCCGGACTGGAAGACGGTCGGGGCCGGCATCGCCGTCATGACGCCGGATGGGAAGGTCACGCGTCCCATCCAGAATCCGGGTTCGACGATGCCGCAATTGCTCTGGGACAAGGGCGATGGCGGATACATCGGCGGCTCGGTCGTGGTGGCCGACATGCTGTATTCCTACAAGTGCGTTCCCGACTGGGTGGTGATGGAGTGCAATGTCGGGCGCGTGCCGCTGGCGAACGTGCTGGACAAGTCGCAATGGCGGTACTACGCGGCCGACGGCAGCTGGAGCGCGAACGAGGCGGATGCGGTCACGGTGTTCCAGGGCGGCGCCGCGGGCAACAGCGTTTTCTACAACGCCTACCTCGGCGCCTACATGGCGATCTATGCGGAGCCCTTCACCGACAACATCAGGTACCGGGTGGCGGACAACCCGTGGGGGCCGTGGTCGGATGCCGGGTTGCTCTTCACCGGCGAGCCGGGCTGGAACGGCACCAACAACTACGCCGCGTTCGCGCATCCGGAGTTTTCGACCGGCAACGGCCAGGTGCAGTACGTCACCTATGTGCACACCACCGGATTCCTGCAACAGGAAATCCCGTTGACCAAGGTCGTCTTCCAGAAACCCTGA
- a CDS encoding alternative oxidase — MNETLITPYVRTPDAIELDAHHPVCDGSDRIAQGITRSLRFLADTFFAKRYGNRAIVLETVAAVPGLVGAAMIHLRCLRWMRHDHGWIRALMEEAENERMHLMTFIEIARPSWLERALVLVAQAGFFTFFLLLYLLSPRTAHRLVGYFEEQAVISYSQYLQEIDAGRVENVPAPQIAIDYWQLPADARLREVVLAVRADEAGHRDVNHGFADELRPAVAMRAYE, encoded by the coding sequence ATGAACGAAACGCTGATCACCCCTTACGTCCGCACCCCGGACGCGATCGAGCTCGACGCCCACCATCCGGTGTGCGACGGATCCGACCGCATCGCGCAGGGCATCACCCGCAGCCTGCGCTTCCTCGCCGACACCTTCTTCGCCAAGCGCTACGGCAACCGCGCGATCGTGCTGGAAACGGTGGCGGCGGTGCCGGGCCTGGTCGGCGCGGCGATGATCCATCTCCGCTGCCTGCGCTGGATGCGCCACGACCACGGCTGGATCCGTGCGTTGATGGAGGAGGCCGAGAACGAGCGCATGCACCTGATGACCTTCATCGAGATCGCGCGCCCGAGCTGGCTGGAACGCGCGCTGGTGCTGGTCGCGCAGGCGGGATTCTTCACCTTCTTCCTGTTGCTGTACCTGCTGTCGCCACGCACCGCGCACCGGTTGGTGGGGTATTTCGAGGAACAGGCGGTGATCAGCTACAGCCAGTACCTGCAGGAGATCGATGCGGGACGGGTCGAGAACGTGCCGGCGCCGCAGATCGCGATCGATTACTGGCAGCTGCCGGCGGATGCGCGCCTGCGCGAGGTGGTGCTGGCGGTGCGCGCCGACGAAGCGGGGCACCGCGACGTCAACCACGGTTTCGCCGACGAGTTGCGTCCGGCGGTGGCGATGCGCGCGTACGAATGA
- a CDS encoding SirB2 family protein: protein MNDMAAFYPQIREVHILAASTSGGLFALRGACAIAGMRWPRAAPVRYASYAIDTTLLTAALMLVTILPAAMFANHWLTVKLCFVVAYVALGIATMRARRRGVRMACYVAALVAFALVVGIARAHQPLGWFVRWFA, encoded by the coding sequence ATGAACGACATGGCCGCGTTCTACCCGCAGATTCGCGAGGTACACATCCTCGCGGCATCGACGAGCGGCGGCCTGTTCGCGTTGCGCGGCGCCTGCGCGATCGCCGGCATGCGCTGGCCGCGCGCCGCGCCGGTGCGCTACGCGAGCTACGCCATCGACACCACGCTGCTGACCGCGGCGCTGATGCTGGTGACGATCCTGCCCGCGGCGATGTTCGCCAACCACTGGCTGACGGTGAAGCTGTGCTTCGTCGTCGCCTATGTCGCGCTGGGCATCGCGACGATGCGTGCCCGGCGGCGCGGCGTCCGCATGGCCTGTTACGTCGCGGCGCTGGTCGCGTTCGCGCTGGTGGTCGGCATCGCCCGCGCCCACCAGCCGCTGGGCTGGTTCGTTCGCTGGTTCGCTTGA
- a CDS encoding NnrS family protein, with the protein MDALPSPRFLANAPHRLLFFIGAANVLLAMLWWALWLVDARWHAFAFPQPRVYAGWLHAVVMQYQVLAPFMFGFLLTVFPRWMGQLELRRRHYVPVGIGLFGGQLLTLVGALGFERCLHAGAVLTLLGWACGLFHLLRLAWLDRGRNKHALSCAAAMSFGLCGFALYAAFLHVPDARLLEASIKIGTFGLLLPVYFTVAHRMFPFFAGNVVRGYTAWRPEWMLAAFWACALAHLAMELTQALRWTWLPDLGLLALSVAWLWRNWPRGPMPRLLRVLFLGYAWLPVAMALYAVQSLLRLGGIDMLGRAPAHALFVGFFGSLLVAMVTRVTQGHSGRPLVFGGVATFAFVVIQCVCVMRIVAEVVPDALAWQAAAAIGWLLAFLPWVLRSTWIYLTPRADGKPG; encoded by the coding sequence ATGGACGCTCTGCCTTCGCCACGGTTCCTCGCGAACGCGCCGCACCGGCTGCTGTTCTTCATCGGCGCGGCCAACGTGCTGCTGGCGATGCTGTGGTGGGCCCTGTGGCTGGTCGATGCGCGCTGGCACGCGTTCGCGTTCCCGCAACCGCGCGTGTACGCCGGATGGCTGCATGCGGTGGTGATGCAGTACCAGGTGCTGGCACCGTTCATGTTCGGCTTCCTGCTCACCGTGTTCCCACGCTGGATGGGGCAACTGGAACTGCGGCGCAGGCATTACGTGCCGGTCGGGATCGGATTGTTCGGCGGGCAACTGCTGACCCTGGTCGGCGCGCTGGGGTTCGAACGCTGCCTGCATGCCGGCGCGGTGCTGACCCTGCTCGGATGGGCCTGCGGCTTGTTCCACCTGCTGCGCCTGGCATGGCTGGATCGCGGGCGCAACAAACACGCGCTGTCCTGCGCGGCGGCGATGTCGTTTGGGCTGTGCGGGTTCGCGCTGTACGCGGCCTTCCTGCACGTGCCCGATGCCCGGCTGCTGGAAGCGTCGATCAAGATCGGCACCTTCGGCCTGCTGCTGCCGGTGTACTTCACCGTCGCGCACCGCATGTTCCCGTTCTTCGCCGGCAACGTGGTGCGGGGCTACACGGCGTGGCGGCCGGAGTGGATGCTCGCCGCGTTCTGGGCATGCGCGCTCGCGCACCTCGCGATGGAACTGACGCAGGCATTGCGCTGGACGTGGTTGCCCGACCTCGGCCTGCTCGCGCTGTCCGTCGCATGGCTGTGGCGCAATTGGCCGCGCGGACCGATGCCGCGATTGTTGCGCGTGCTGTTCCTCGGCTATGCGTGGTTGCCGGTGGCGATGGCCCTGTACGCGGTGCAATCGCTGTTGCGCTTGGGCGGCATCGACATGCTCGGTCGCGCGCCGGCGCACGCGCTGTTCGTCGGCTTCTTCGGCAGCCTGCTTGTGGCGATGGTGACGCGCGTGACCCAGGGCCATTCCGGCCGGCCGCTGGTGTTCGGCGGCGTGGCGACATTCGCCTTCGTCGTCATCCAGTGCGTCTGCGTCATGCGCATCGTCGCCGAAGTCGTGCCCGATGCGCTCGCGTGGCAGGCCGCCGCCGCGATCGGCTGGCTGCTGGCGTTCCTGCCATGGGTACTGCGTTCGACCTGGATCTATCTCACGCCGCGCGCCGACGGCAAGCCGGGTTGA